One region of Candidatus Neomarinimicrobiota bacterium genomic DNA includes:
- a CDS encoding cyanophycinase, protein MLLVFMNFILFLNFTLFLLACEDKPKEEKIVIPPVVHQYTSYHTGKTVDKKTTPKGGVCLMGGSREDDNAMRWFLNQSDGGDILVLRASGSNGYNNYMYSDLGVTINSVESIVVKNKDASYDTTLHRKIEQAEGIWFAGGNQWNYVNYWRNTPIDSLINDGIQNRKIVIGGTSAGMAILGEYIFNAKNGTVTSGEALGNPYHNGVSIDSTKFIGLKYLDNVITDTHYSQRSRQGRHVAFLARLVKDFGVDARGIAADERTAITIGTDGIAKVYGESNKTFFIQMTGPAPESCTANQPLNWSADSTALKVYEVQGTLNGSATFNLDDWETGSGGAWHHWFVIDGKFNSKSF, encoded by the coding sequence TGAACTTCACTTTATTTTTACTCGCCTGCGAGGATAAGCCAAAAGAAGAAAAAATAGTTATACCGCCTGTTGTCCATCAGTACACATCGTATCATACGGGTAAAACTGTGGATAAAAAAACAACCCCCAAAGGGGGCGTTTGCCTCATGGGCGGCAGTCGCGAAGATGACAATGCCATGCGTTGGTTTTTGAATCAATCGGATGGGGGCGATATTCTGGTCCTCCGCGCTTCCGGCTCAAATGGATATAATAATTATATGTATTCTGATTTGGGCGTTACCATTAATTCGGTTGAATCCATCGTGGTTAAAAATAAAGATGCCAGTTATGACACAACCCTTCATCGCAAGATTGAACAGGCAGAAGGCATTTGGTTTGCCGGCGGCAATCAGTGGAATTATGTGAATTATTGGCGAAACACGCCGATTGACAGTCTCATCAATGATGGGATCCAAAACAGAAAAATTGTTATCGGCGGGACTAGTGCCGGCATGGCCATCCTTGGCGAATATATTTTTAATGCGAAGAATGGTACCGTTACATCTGGAGAAGCTTTAGGCAATCCGTATCATAATGGTGTATCCATTGATTCAACCAAGTTTATCGGGTTAAAATATTTGGACAATGTGATAACCGATACCCATTACAGTCAGCGAAGCAGGCAGGGAAGGCATGTGGCTTTTTTGGCAAGATTGGTTAAAGATTTTGGTGTAGATGCCAGAGGAATCGCCGCCGATGAAAGAACGGCCATCACGATTGGAACGGATGGAATTGCCAAAGTTTATGGTGAATCGAATAAGACTTTTTTCATCCAAATGACCGGCCCGGCGCCGGAATCCTGTACTGCCAACCAACCCTTGAATTGGAGTGCCGATTCAACGGCACTAAAAGTGTATGAAGTTCAGGGGACTTTAAATGGCTCTGCCACTTTTAATCTGGATGATTGGGAAACGGGAAGCGGCGGTGCGTGGCATCACTGGTTTGTGATTGATGGTAAATTCAACTCAAAATCTTTTTAA